From a region of the Agromyces ramosus genome:
- the aroC gene encoding chorismate synthase, which translates to MLRWLTAGESHGPELVAILEGLPAGTPVSLDDIRADLARRKLGYGRGARMKFEQDELAISGGVRHGLSLGSPVALRIGNTEWPKWQEVMSPEPIDPAKLGRGRGAPLTRPRPGHADLAGMQKYGFDEARPVLERASARETAARVALGAVARAFLRELGIQLVAHTIAIGPVRVPEGRPLPLPGDVDRLDADPLRCFDAETSALMVAEVDAAHKDGDTLGGVVEVLAYGVPPGLGSYVHWDRRLDAQLAAALMGIQAIKGVEVGDGFLTTTRRGSAAHDELHQGDGHIVRASDRAGGTEGGMSTGTVLRVRAGMKPIATVPHALPTVDVATGEAAAAHHQRSDVCAVPAAGVVAEAMVALTLANAVLEKFGGDSIAETRRNLESYLAAIPDALRSEVASADAPAERA; encoded by the coding sequence ATGCTCCGTTGGCTCACTGCCGGAGAGTCGCACGGGCCTGAGCTCGTGGCGATCCTCGAGGGTCTTCCCGCCGGTACCCCCGTCTCACTCGACGACATCCGCGCCGATCTCGCGCGTCGCAAGCTCGGCTACGGCCGCGGTGCGCGCATGAAGTTCGAGCAAGACGAATTGGCGATCTCGGGCGGCGTGCGCCACGGCCTCAGCCTCGGCAGTCCCGTGGCGCTGCGCATCGGCAACACCGAATGGCCGAAGTGGCAGGAGGTCATGAGCCCCGAGCCCATCGACCCCGCGAAGCTCGGCCGCGGTCGAGGGGCGCCGCTCACCCGCCCCCGTCCGGGCCACGCCGATCTCGCCGGCATGCAGAAGTACGGCTTCGATGAGGCACGCCCGGTGCTCGAGCGCGCGAGCGCACGTGAGACCGCGGCGCGCGTCGCACTCGGGGCCGTCGCCCGTGCCTTCCTCCGAGAGCTCGGCATCCAACTCGTGGCACATACGATCGCCATCGGCCCTGTGCGCGTTCCCGAGGGTCGCCCCCTGCCGCTCCCCGGTGATGTCGATCGGCTCGACGCCGACCCGCTGCGCTGCTTCGACGCCGAGACCTCTGCGCTGATGGTCGCCGAGGTCGACGCCGCTCACAAAGACGGCGACACGCTCGGCGGCGTCGTCGAGGTGCTCGCCTATGGCGTGCCACCGGGTCTCGGCTCCTACGTGCACTGGGACCGCCGCCTCGACGCGCAGCTCGCGGCCGCCCTCATGGGCATCCAGGCGATCAAGGGCGTCGAGGTCGGCGACGGCTTCCTCACGACCACGCGCCGAGGGTCCGCCGCACATGACGAACTGCACCAGGGCGACGGGCACATCGTGCGCGCCAGCGACCGTGCGGGCGGCACGGAGGGTGGCATGTCCACCGGCACCGTGCTCCGCGTGCGCGCCGGCATGAAGCCCATCGCGACCGTGCCGCACGCCCTGCCCACCGTCGATGTCGCCACGGGCGAGGCGGCCGCGGCTCACCACCAGCGATCCGACGTGTGCGCGGTGCCCGCCGCGGGTGTCGTCGCCGAGGCGATGGTGGCCCTCACCCTCGCGAACGCCGTGCTCGAGAAGTTCGGGGGCGACTCGATCGCCGAGACGCGCCGCAACCTCGAGTCCTATCTCGCGGCGATCCCCGACGCGCTCCGCAGCGAGGTCGCGTCGGCGGATGCCCCGGCCGAACGTGCCTGA
- a CDS encoding shikimate dehydrogenase → MHRLAVLGSPIEHSKSPTLHRAAYAQLGLDWQYTAIDLDRPRLPAFLDTRDESWRGLSLTMPLKQDVLPLLDDVDQVAVQAGAANTVLFDGPTLRGFNTDVGGIVRTLGEHGLDSVHRGLLIGGGATAASALIAMAQLGAAHVRVLVRRPGAASPLQALGTSLGLAVDEAPIADLATADGADLVVSTVPGGTDLGVAASDALARHAVLLDAAYDPWPSRLAAPWLATGGTVVHGLGMLLHQALLQVRVFVNGDQHSPLDDEDAVLAVMRESLS, encoded by the coding sequence GTGCACCGTCTCGCCGTGCTCGGCTCGCCGATCGAGCACTCGAAGAGCCCGACATTGCACCGCGCGGCCTACGCGCAACTCGGTCTCGACTGGCAGTACACGGCGATCGACCTCGACCGACCACGCCTGCCGGCCTTCCTCGACACCCGCGACGAGTCCTGGCGCGGCCTCTCGCTCACGATGCCGCTCAAGCAGGATGTGCTGCCGCTGCTCGATGACGTCGACCAGGTCGCCGTGCAAGCCGGCGCAGCCAACACCGTGCTCTTCGACGGGCCGACGCTCCGCGGCTTCAACACCGACGTCGGCGGCATCGTGCGCACGCTCGGCGAGCACGGTCTCGACTCGGTGCACCGGGGCCTCCTGATCGGGGGCGGTGCCACCGCGGCATCCGCGCTGATCGCGATGGCGCAGCTCGGGGCCGCACACGTCCGCGTGCTCGTCCGGCGGCCGGGCGCCGCGTCGCCGCTCCAAGCGCTCGGCACGAGCCTGGGCCTCGCGGTCGACGAGGCGCCGATCGCCGACCTCGCCACAGCCGACGGCGCCGATCTCGTCGTCAGCACGGTGCCAGGCGGCACCGACCTCGGCGTCGCGGCATCCGACGCCCTCGCGCGCCACGCGGTGCTCCTCGACGCCGCGTACGACCCGTGGCCGTCTCGGCTCGCGGCACCATGGCTTGCGACGGGCGGCACCGTCGTGCACGGCCTCGGGATGCTCCTGCACCAGGCGCTGCTGCAGGTCCGCGTCTTCGTGAACGGTGACCAGCACTCACCGCTCGATGACGAGGACGCCGTGCTCGCCGTCATGCGCGAATCCCTCTCCTGA
- the mltG gene encoding endolytic transglycosylase MltG, translating into MTQLPPERPDEGPAPIDWHALLAGDVRPTTGAGVPAADSRGAAPASDSSQPMTRREAREAEQRRQALAEQAEADVAEPVEVRPLRTDPRDVTTDPYGEPEKPRRRGAWGCLIGLIVVVALGAGAFFFLQGPINSLVERFTPAADYSGEGTGEVVFMIHEGDTGSSIAENLVDEGVTASYDAFYDLLLEETPEPEFHPGAYLMAEEMSAQAALDALLDPANKLENTFVIQEGMWAKNALAEVAFVTGIPIEQLQAAAANLPALGLPPEATSVEGFLFPATYTVEPGMTADGVVKMLVDRSFEALDAAGVAPADRWRTVVKASLIEREAGLRDDYYKVSRVIENRLNPELFDSGLLQFDSTVHYGVGDDSVVTTTDAQRADPANPYNTYVHPGLPPGPIGNPGDLAIDAALHPADGPWLYFVTVDLDTGETVFSSTIDEHDAAVERFLAWLEEHPEYGN; encoded by the coding sequence GTGACCCAGCTCCCCCCAGAGCGACCTGACGAGGGCCCTGCACCCATCGACTGGCACGCGCTGCTCGCCGGCGACGTGCGGCCGACCACCGGTGCGGGCGTTCCCGCAGCCGACTCCCGCGGCGCTGCCCCGGCCTCTGACAGCTCGCAGCCGATGACCCGCCGTGAGGCGCGCGAGGCCGAGCAACGGCGTCAGGCGCTCGCCGAGCAGGCGGAGGCGGACGTCGCCGAGCCGGTCGAGGTGCGTCCGTTGCGGACCGATCCGCGTGACGTGACAACCGACCCCTACGGCGAGCCCGAGAAGCCGAGGCGGCGCGGCGCGTGGGGCTGCCTCATCGGCCTCATCGTGGTCGTCGCGCTCGGGGCCGGCGCCTTCTTCTTCCTCCAGGGTCCGATCAACTCGCTCGTCGAGCGCTTCACTCCCGCCGCCGACTACTCGGGCGAGGGCACCGGCGAGGTCGTCTTCATGATCCACGAGGGCGACACCGGCTCGAGCATCGCCGAGAACCTCGTCGATGAGGGCGTCACCGCGTCGTACGACGCGTTCTACGACCTCCTCCTGGAGGAGACTCCCGAACCCGAGTTCCACCCGGGCGCCTACCTCATGGCCGAGGAGATGAGCGCGCAGGCGGCGCTCGATGCCCTGCTCGATCCGGCGAACAAGCTCGAGAACACGTTCGTGATCCAAGAGGGAATGTGGGCGAAGAACGCCCTCGCCGAGGTCGCATTCGTCACCGGCATCCCCATCGAGCAATTGCAGGCCGCCGCCGCGAACCTCCCGGCCCTGGGCCTGCCGCCCGAGGCGACGAGTGTCGAGGGCTTCCTCTTCCCGGCGACCTACACGGTCGAGCCGGGCATGACGGCCGACGGCGTCGTGAAGATGCTCGTCGACCGTTCGTTCGAAGCACTCGATGCCGCGGGGGTCGCCCCGGCGGACCGCTGGCGCACCGTCGTCAAGGCATCGCTCATCGAGCGGGAGGCGGGACTCCGCGACGACTACTACAAGGTGTCGAGGGTGATCGAGAACCGCCTGAACCCCGAGCTGTTCGACAGCGGCCTCCTCCAGTTCGACTCGACCGTGCACTACGGCGTCGGCGACGACTCGGTCGTCACGACCACCGACGCCCAACGGGCCGACCCCGCGAACCCCTACAACACCTACGTGCACCCCGGGCTGCCGCCCGGGCCGATCGGCAATCCCGGAGACCTGGCGATCGACGCGGCGCTCCATCCCGCCGATGGCCCGTGGCTGTACTTCGTCACCGTCGACCTCGACACGGGCGAGACGGTGTTCTCGTCGACCATCGACGAACACGATGCCGCCGTCGAGCGCTTCCTCGCCTGGCTCGAAGAGCACCCCGAGTACGGGAACTGA
- the ruvX gene encoding Holliday junction resolvase RuvX has translation MRTGARLGIDVGRARIGVARCDAGAVLAVPVETVVRAAEGDADVRRILELADEFGVVELVVGNPLSLSGNPTASTDDAIGFAQRLADAGARVRLVDERLSTVSAQQALRASGKSSRKQRPIVDQVAAVIILQHAIDAERSSGIAPGRALGTEEGLPTL, from the coding sequence GTGCGAACGGGTGCGAGGCTCGGCATCGACGTCGGTCGGGCGCGCATCGGCGTCGCCCGTTGCGACGCCGGCGCGGTGCTCGCCGTGCCCGTCGAGACTGTCGTGCGAGCGGCTGAGGGCGACGCCGACGTGCGCCGCATCCTCGAGCTCGCCGACGAATTCGGCGTCGTCGAGCTGGTCGTCGGCAACCCGCTCTCACTCTCGGGCAACCCGACGGCATCGACCGACGACGCCATCGGCTTCGCCCAACGGCTCGCGGATGCCGGTGCACGAGTGCGCCTCGTCGACGAGCGTCTCTCGACGGTGAGCGCCCAACAGGCGCTCCGCGCATCGGGCAAGTCGTCGCGGAAGCAGCGTCCCATCGTCGACCAAGTCGCAGCCGTTATCATTCTGCAACACGCGATCGACGCGGAGCGCTCCTCGGGCATCGCCCCGGGGCGGGCGCTCGGCACTGAAGAAGGGCTTCCAACCCTGTGA
- the alaS gene encoding alanine--tRNA ligase yields the protein MQTADIRQRWLDFFAERGHTVVPSASLVSDDPTLLFTVAGMVPFVPYLTGLVPPPYPRATSVQKCIRTNDIEEVGKTPRHGTFFQMSGNFSFGDYFKEGAIRMAWELLTTSEADGGYGFDPNDLWVTVYEDDDEAIELWKAIAGLPEERIQRLGKDTNYWHTGQPGPAGPCSEIFFDRGPEYGADGGPATDDDRYVEIWNLVFMQYLIDDVVSKTDFRIVKDLPKKNIDTGMGLERVAFIKQGVDNMYEIDQVRPVLDRAAELSGRRYGANHDDDVRMRVIADHVRSALMLMSDGVSPSNEGRGYILRRLLRRSIRAMRLLGVEGPTFRELFAASRDAMKSAYPEVAADYTHIEQLALGEEETFLRTLTAGTSILDLAVTKTKGSGQAELAGDTAFLLHDTYGFPIELTLEMADEAGLSVDRAAFDTLMTQQRTRAKTDAKSKKKVLADLSVYADFRAKGETIFTGYTDLTTQSTVLGLLVDGRPVPFATAGQTAEVILAETSLYAESGGQAPDQGRIVGDGFELEVLDVQKPIKGLISHTVKVTTGEVGVGVPATTLVDEQYRRGATQAHSGTHLVHAALRQVLGPNAHQSGSFNKAGYLRLDYGWNSALSADTRSEIEDISNAAIRDNLEVVTREMPLEEAKSLGAMALFGEKYGDVVRVVDIGGPWSRELCAGTHVSTSAEVGMINIVGESSVGASNRRVESLVGLDAFRRFASERALVSELTTTLKTRPEQLVDRVGELVSSLKAAEKRIQAFEARALSDRVPALAAKAARVGDVLLVAESVGELGSGDELRSLALSVRGQIGDAASVVALAGVVGGKPLAIVATSPAARDAGANAGSLAKAMASVLGGGGGGKPDLAQGGGSDVSAIPAALEAVRTGLSR from the coding sequence ATGCAGACTGCCGACATCCGCCAGCGCTGGCTGGACTTCTTCGCCGAGCGCGGCCACACGGTCGTGCCGTCGGCGTCGCTCGTCTCCGATGACCCCACGCTGCTCTTCACGGTCGCCGGCATGGTGCCGTTCGTGCCGTACCTCACCGGCCTCGTTCCCCCGCCGTACCCGCGTGCGACGAGCGTGCAGAAGTGCATCCGCACGAACGACATCGAAGAAGTGGGCAAGACGCCCCGTCACGGCACGTTCTTCCAGATGAGCGGCAACTTCTCGTTCGGCGACTACTTCAAGGAAGGCGCCATCCGCATGGCGTGGGAGCTGCTCACCACGTCCGAGGCCGACGGCGGCTACGGTTTCGACCCGAACGACCTCTGGGTCACGGTGTACGAAGACGACGACGAGGCGATCGAGCTCTGGAAGGCGATCGCGGGCCTCCCCGAAGAGCGGATCCAGCGTCTCGGCAAGGACACCAACTACTGGCACACCGGCCAGCCCGGGCCCGCCGGCCCGTGCTCGGAGATCTTCTTCGATCGTGGACCGGAGTACGGCGCCGACGGCGGTCCGGCGACCGACGATGACCGCTATGTCGAGATCTGGAACCTCGTGTTCATGCAGTACCTCATCGACGATGTCGTGTCGAAGACCGACTTCCGCATCGTGAAGGACCTGCCGAAGAAGAACATCGACACCGGCATGGGGCTCGAGCGCGTCGCGTTCATCAAGCAGGGCGTCGACAACATGTACGAGATCGACCAGGTGCGGCCGGTCCTCGACCGCGCGGCCGAACTCTCGGGGCGACGTTACGGCGCGAACCACGACGATGACGTGCGCATGCGGGTCATCGCCGACCACGTGCGCTCCGCGCTGATGCTGATGAGCGATGGGGTGAGCCCGTCGAACGAAGGGCGCGGCTACATCCTGCGGAGACTGCTCCGCCGGAGCATCCGTGCCATGCGGCTGCTCGGGGTGGAGGGGCCGACGTTCCGCGAGCTGTTCGCGGCGTCGCGCGACGCGATGAAGTCCGCGTATCCCGAGGTCGCGGCCGACTACACGCACATCGAGCAGCTCGCGCTCGGCGAGGAGGAGACCTTCCTCCGCACGCTGACGGCCGGCACCTCGATCCTCGACCTCGCCGTCACGAAGACGAAGGGCTCGGGGCAGGCCGAGCTCGCGGGCGACACCGCGTTCCTCCTGCACGACACGTACGGATTCCCCATCGAGCTCACCCTCGAGATGGCCGACGAAGCCGGGCTCTCGGTCGACCGTGCCGCCTTCGACACGCTCATGACGCAGCAGCGCACCCGCGCGAAGACCGACGCGAAGTCGAAGAAGAAGGTGCTCGCCGACCTCTCCGTGTACGCCGACTTCCGGGCCAAGGGCGAGACGATCTTCACCGGCTACACCGATCTCACGACCCAGTCGACGGTGCTCGGCCTGCTCGTCGACGGCCGCCCCGTGCCGTTCGCGACGGCCGGCCAGACCGCGGAGGTCATCCTCGCCGAGACCTCGCTCTACGCGGAGTCCGGCGGGCAGGCACCCGACCAGGGCCGCATCGTCGGCGACGGATTCGAGCTCGAGGTGCTCGACGTGCAGAAGCCCATCAAGGGCCTCATCAGCCACACCGTGAAGGTCACCACCGGAGAGGTCGGCGTGGGCGTTCCCGCGACCACCCTGGTCGACGAGCAGTACCGTCGCGGCGCGACGCAGGCCCACTCGGGCACGCATCTCGTGCACGCGGCCCTTCGACAGGTGCTCGGCCCCAATGCCCACCAGTCGGGCTCGTTCAACAAGGCGGGCTACCTCCGGCTCGACTACGGCTGGAACTCTGCGCTCTCGGCCGATACCCGCAGCGAGATCGAGGACATCTCCAACGCGGCGATCCGCGACAATCTCGAGGTCGTTACTCGCGAGATGCCCCTCGAGGAGGCGAAGTCGCTCGGCGCGATGGCCCTCTTCGGCGAGAAGTACGGCGACGTCGTTCGCGTCGTCGACATCGGCGGTCCTTGGTCGCGCGAGCTCTGCGCGGGCACGCACGTGTCCACGAGCGCCGAGGTCGGCATGATCAACATCGTCGGCGAGTCATCCGTCGGAGCCTCGAACCGACGTGTCGAGTCGCTCGTCGGCCTCGACGCGTTCCGCAGGTTCGCCTCCGAGCGTGCGCTCGTCTCCGAGCTCACGACGACCCTGAAGACGCGACCCGAGCAGCTCGTCGACCGGGTGGGCGAACTCGTGTCGAGCCTGAAGGCGGCGGAGAAGCGCATCCAGGCGTTCGAGGCGCGGGCGCTGAGCGACCGAGTGCCGGCGCTCGCGGCGAAGGCGGCACGGGTGGGCGACGTGCTGCTGGTGGCGGAGTCCGTCGGTGAACTCGGCTCCGGCGACGAGTTGCGTTCGCTGGCACTCTCGGTGCGCGGGCAGATCGGCGATGCGGCATCCGTCGTCGCCCTCGCCGGTGTCGTCGGCGGCAAGCCGCTCGCCATCGTGGCCACCTCGCCTGCTGCCCGCGACGCCGGCGCCAACGCCGGCTCGCTCGCGAAGGCCATGGCCAGCGTGCTCGGCGGCGGCGGCGGCGGCAAGCCCGACCTGGCGCAGGGCGGTGGCAGCGATGTGTCGGCGATCCCTGCTGCACTCGAGGCCGTGCGCACAGGGCTCAGCCGGTAG
- the rpsD gene encoding 30S ribosomal protein S4: MSNQSRSKTRLSRALGVALTPKAARYMEKRPYAPGEHGRTKRKQDSDYAVRLREKQRLRAQYGIREKQLRIAFNEARRAEGLTGENLVELLEMRLDAIVLRAGFARTISQARQFVVHRHILVDGQLVDRPSFRVKPGQLVHVKARSEGTEPFQVAAAGGHVDVLPKLPGYLEVELDKLQVQLLRRPKRVEVPVTCDVQLVVEYYAAR, translated from the coding sequence GTGTCGAACCAGTCACGCAGCAAGACCCGCCTCTCCCGTGCGCTCGGCGTCGCCCTCACCCCGAAGGCCGCCCGCTACATGGAGAAGCGTCCGTACGCCCCGGGCGAGCACGGCCGCACCAAGCGCAAGCAGGACAGCGACTACGCGGTGCGTCTTCGTGAGAAGCAGCGCCTGCGCGCCCAGTACGGCATCCGCGAGAAGCAGCTGCGCATCGCCTTCAACGAGGCCCGTCGCGCCGAGGGCCTGACCGGTGAGAACCTGGTCGAGCTGCTCGAGATGCGTCTCGACGCCATCGTGCTTCGCGCCGGCTTCGCCCGCACCATCTCACAGGCCCGCCAGTTCGTCGTGCACCGTCACATCCTGGTCGACGGCCAGCTCGTCGACCGCCCCTCGTTCCGCGTGAAGCCGGGCCAGCTCGTGCACGTCAAGGCACGCAGCGAGGGCACCGAGCCCTTCCAGGTCGCGGCCGCCGGCGGTCACGTCGACGTGCTGCCCAAGCTCCCCGGCTACCTCGAGGTCGAGCTCGACAAGCTCCAGGTGCAGCTCCTCCGTCGTCCGAAGCGCGTCGAGGTCCCCGTGACCTGCGACGTGCAGCTGGTGGTGGAGTACTACGCCGCTCGCTGA